AAGCCGTGGGCCCGGGGAGCTGTTCTGGGCGGAGCGGCCAGCCTGCTGAACCTGCTTGTCATGGCGGGGGATGTCCGCAGGCAGGGAGGGGCGGCAGAAATTCAGGGCGTGCGGCCGACTTACGGGAGGTATGCCCTGAGGATGGCAGGCATCGCCGCGGTCCTTGTCTACTCCGTCACCAACGAAAACGTCGCCCTTTGGGCAACAGTGCCGGCACTTTTCGCGTCGCAGTTCGTGATGACCTGCGGGGAGCTGCTGGGAGGCAGTGAACAGGAACCTTCGTGATATGGGCGATGTGACCCACGTACCGACATTTGTTTTCGAGCTCTTCGG
This genomic interval from bacterium contains the following:
- a CDS encoding ATP synthase subunit I codes for the protein MRRVFFGTLSLVLLFAGIFLLLGYKPWARGAVLGGAASLLNLLVMAGDVRRQGGAAEIQGVRPTYGRYALRMAGIAAVLVYSVTNENVALWATVPALFASQFVMTCGELLGGSEQEPS